From Xanthomonas citri pv. mangiferaeindicae:
TGTGCGTTCCGCGTAGCCCGCCTCCGGCCAGATGGCCGGAGGCGGGAGAGTCGGATCAGAACTTGTAGCGGAACCCGAACATGTAGCGCGGCCCGGTCTGGGTCGCGTAGAACACCTGACGCTCGTGGCGACCATGCGAACGCATGGTCTCGTCGGTCAAGTTGATCGCCTCAGCGTGGATCGTGAAGTTGTCGCTGACCTGGTAGCTGATGTTGAGATCCAGTTGGCCGTAGTCCTCGACATACACCGGGTTCGGGCGCCAGCTGTCGTAGGTGCTGGACAGGAACTTGTCCCGCCAGTTGTACGCCGCGCGAACTTGCCATGGTCCCTTGTCGTAGAACGCAACGAGGTTGGCCGAATCGCTCAGCCCCACCAGTGCGAACTGGTCGCCCAGATTGTAGTTGTCGTAGGTCAGATCGGAATCGACGATGGTGTAGTTGGCGGCCAAGCCAAATCCGCTCTCGCCGAAGACGTGCTGTGCACTGATCTCCCAGCCGTCAAGCGAGGAAGATTCCTTGTTGACCGGAACGCTGACACGGAACACAGCCAGCGGGTCGCCCGGCTGCCCTTCGATCGTGTTGTTGGCCTCATCCACGCCCGGCGCGCCAGCGAAGTTCTCGAAGATGTACTCACGTACGCAGCGGCGGAACGCGGTCGCGCCAGGCGTGCAGCCGGAGGCGACAGCCTGGTTGTAGTAGGCGCCGCCGACGGGTGTGCGGATGTCGAACGGCGAGATTTCGACTACAGACGTACCGATATAGTTGTCGATGTCCTTGCGGAACCAGCCCACCGAAACGTAGCTCGACTCGCCGTAGTACCACTCGACCGACAGGTCGAAGTTCTTCGACTCGAGCGGGCGCAGCCCCGGGTCGCCCTGCGAGCCGGTGCCGCCCTCGAAGGCGGCGAACGAATCGAGCGTCTGGCCGCCCTGGATATGGTTCCACTGCGGCCGGCCGATGCTGTGACCGTAGCTGGCGCGCACGACCAGTTCGTCGGTGACTTCGAGGCTCAGGTCGACGCTGGGCAGCCAATAGTCGTAACTGCCACGCAGTTCAGTGAAGTCAGGATCACCGAACTGCACCGCGAACTCGTTCTCTCCGGTCCAGGTCATGCCTGTGGCAATCGGTACCAGGGCTCGCGAGGTGACGTCCGTTTCCTCGTAACGGACACCGACCGATGCATGGAGCGGCATCGCCAGGTCCCAGGTGTTGTTCCACTGCACGTAGGCGCTCTTGGACTTCTCGGTCGCGCGTCTATCGGTGCTGAACTCATCGGGCGGCAGATACGCGGAGACATCGCCACCACGCGCGGCGATGGCGGCGTCGCGGACCCGTCCGAAGTCGAACAGATAGAACTGGCCGAACATCCCCCCGCTGCCGGGGAACTGGTCAAAGTAGTGACTCATGTCGTCGGCGATCCACAGATCGTCGTCGTAGTCGCCGGCCCGATTGCCGAAGCCACCCCAGTCGTCGCGCTGTGTGAAGCTGTAGGCCGTGCGGTTGTTGACTTCGGTGAACGCCGCGCCAAATTGAACGCTGGAGTAGTCGCCAAACTGGAACCTGCCGCGAACCTGTCCCTGCTCCACCTCCGACTTCATATAGCTGTTGCGGAAGGATGACCCGGTAACCATCATCCGATCAGCGCCCACGCGGGTCATGCCCGGCGGAAGCTGCACGCCGAGTACGGGGAAATCACCGCTGAAGTCGACTGTCGTGTTGCCGCGTACAAAGGCGGC
This genomic window contains:
- a CDS encoding TonB-dependent receptor, which gives rise to MKPFRAAPKQRLLTSALLLAIASPTLAQVADPPSDATELDAVVVTGIRGSLTSSMNLKRDSQGIVDGIVAEDIGKFPDTNLAESLQRISGVSIDRSMGEGSKVTVRGVGPDFNLVLLNGRQMPASSIEATNASNSRAFDFANLASESISGIEVFKTSRAATPTGGIGATINIKTGRPLDMGELISVGMKAVHDTSSENLPKSMRGDSTTGEMSGIFSNVFADGKLGVSVSASYQERDSGYNEAAVGGGWYAFPGDEGPLALPGPAANATNPPGAGDIYSVPQNLVYALNGIQRQRTNAQGTLQYAPTDRITATLDYTYSENRIQQQRHELSTWFNQAASRTSWTDGPIAAPTSYTEFIDFQTVNGVLEGSDLAMAGAQFATKNENKSLGFNVAWEVTDSLDLELDYHSSSAESGADGPWGSNNVIGAAAFVRGNTTVDFSGDFPVLGVQLPPGMTRVGADRMMVTGSSFRNSYMKSEVEQGQVRGRFQFGDYSSVQFGAAFTEVNNRTAYSFTQRDDWGGFGNRAGDYDDDLWIADDMSHYFDQFPGSGGMFGQFYLFDFGRVRDAAIAARGGDVSAYLPPDEFSTDRRATEKSKSAYVQWNNTWDLAMPLHASVGVRYEETDVTSRALVPIATGMTWTGENEFAVQFGDPDFTELRGSYDYWLPSVDLSLEVTDELVVRASYGHSIGRPQWNHIQGGQTLDSFAAFEGGTGSQGDPGLRPLESKNFDLSVEWYYGESSYVSVGWFRKDIDNYIGTSVVEISPFDIRTPVGGAYYNQAVASGCTPGATAFRRCVREYIFENFAGAPGVDEANNTIEGQPGDPLAVFRVSVPVNKESSSLDGWEISAQHVFGESGFGLAANYTIVDSDLTYDNYNLGDQFALVGLSDSANLVAFYDKGPWQVRAAYNWRDKFLSSTYDSWRPNPVYVEDYGQLDLNISYQVSDNFTIHAEAINLTDETMRSHGRHERQVFYATQTGPRYMFGFRYKF